A window of the Lysinibacillus irui genome harbors these coding sequences:
- a CDS encoding response regulator transcription factor, with protein sequence MIQVLIADDHEMVRIGVSAYLSAQPDITVVGEAENGKEAVERALELRPDIILMDNVMPIMTGAEATAEILAAWPEAKIMMVTSFLDDDKVYPALEAGAVSYILKTSNAKQIADAIRKTIGGETVLEPEVTSKMMHRMRHGNNTPLYEQLTDREMEVLLLMAQGKANQEIADELYIALKTVKTHVSNILAKLEVQDRTQAVVYAFQNGLAK encoded by the coding sequence ATGATACAAGTGCTCATAGCGGATGATCATGAAATGGTACGTATTGGTGTCTCAGCGTATTTATCAGCACAACCGGATATTACAGTTGTTGGAGAGGCTGAAAATGGCAAAGAGGCTGTAGAACGTGCCCTTGAACTTAGACCTGATATAATTTTAATGGATAATGTCATGCCGATCATGACAGGAGCAGAGGCAACAGCAGAAATTTTAGCGGCATGGCCTGAGGCAAAAATTATGATGGTCACTAGTTTTTTAGATGATGATAAAGTCTATCCTGCCTTAGAGGCTGGGGCAGTGAGTTATATTCTAAAAACATCAAATGCAAAACAAATTGCCGATGCTATCCGTAAAACAATAGGTGGCGAAACGGTATTAGAGCCAGAGGTAACATCCAAAATGATGCACCGTATGCGTCACGGTAATAATACGCCCCTTTACGAGCAACTTACTGACCGTGAAATGGAAGTATTATTGCTGATGGCACAGGGCAAAGCCAATCAGGAAATCGCCGACGAGCTATATATCGCCTTAAAAACGGTAAAGACGCATGTAAGCAATATTTTGGCTAAGCTAGAAGTGCAAGATCGCACACAAGCTGTTGTCTACGCCTTTCAAAATGGGCTCGCTAAATAG